The following is a genomic window from Desulfatirhabdium butyrativorans DSM 18734.
GCGGCACCGGACGGGATCGATCTGGGAGTAGCCGTCCGCATTGATGAAGGGCACCCCGAAGGGGCATACCCGCACGCAGATAAGGCATGCCGCACAGCGTTTGGAATCGACATGGGCCACTGCAGAAGGCAGCTCCACGGTTTGTTTGCTGAGCATGGTCATGGCCCTGGAGGCTGCAGCTTCGGCCTGCGCCACACTTTCGCGGATGGACTTGGGCGCATGGGCCGTTCCGGCGACGAAAAAGCCGGGGACCGGCAGATCGACGGGCCGCAGTTTGATGTGATCCTCCAGGAAATAGCCGTCCGGCGTTCTGGGCAGGCGGAAGATGGCGGCCAGGTCCTCGGCGGATTCTTCGTCCACCGCAAAACCGGTGCTCAGTAGCAGCGCATCGGCGGAAACGGCCAGCCGGCGATCGATGATGGGGTCATGGAAGGTGACTTCCACCTGAGCGCCATCGGCGCTCACCACCGGCGGATTCTCCGGCTCATACCGCACGAAGACGACACCGGCTTCCCGGGCCTTCTGGTAGTAAAGTTCCTGGAAACCGTAGGTACGAATATCCCGGTAGAGCACGAAAATCCGGGCTTCCGGATGAACGGCCTTGATGGCGAGGGCGTTTTTGATGGCCGCCTGGCAGCAGATGCGCGAGCAGTTCGGATTGCCCGGTACGCGCGATCCGACACACTGGATCATCACCACCGTGTTCCAGTTCTTTACGCTATCCGCCTGCTCCGCCAGGATGGCGTCGGCATCGAGCTGGGTCATTACGGCCGGATGCCGGCCCAGCAGATACAGTTCGGGCCGGTTGGGAATGGCGCCTGTAGCGAGAATGGTCGCCCCGTGGCTGATCTGGCGGTAGAACATTTTGGGCCCGATCTGGAGTCCTGTCTTGAAGAGACCCGGGATGCCGCTGTGATCGACGATGAAGGCGCTGGTGATCACCTGGATGTTGGGGTGGTTCATGGTCTTTTCGACGAGATCCCGGACGAAGGAGGTCACATCATCGCCCTCGATGGTCTTGTGAACCAGGTTCGCCGTTCCGCCGAGCATCGATCGGCGCTCCACCAGAAACACGCGCTTCCCCTGGTCGGCCAATCGAAGACTTGCGCTCATGCCGGCCACACCGCCGCCGACCACCAGTACATCCGGATTCATTTCGAGGCGGTTGTCCGCCAGGGCGCGAGCTTTTCGCACCGAGGAAACGGCCGCCCACATCAATTGCCTGGCCTTGGCCTTGGCGTCCTGCAGATGGTCATAGTGAACCCAGGTATCCTGATCCCGCAGGTTGGCGATTTCGAGCAGGTTCCGGTTGAGGCCGGCTTTGCGGATGAGGTCCTGAAAGCGGATTTCATGGGTCCTGGGCGAGCAGCCGCCGATGACGACGCGGTTCAGCCGGTTCTCGATGATGCTCTCCCGAATGGCTTCCATGGAGCCCCGCGAGCAGCCGTGCCCGACAGCGCGGGAAACCACCACACCGGGCAGCTTGGCCGAAAATTCAGTCAGATCCGCCACGTCGATCACACCGCCGATGTTTTCGCCGCACTCACAGATGAACACCCCGATCCGCGGATCCTGACCGCTTACATCGATCTCGGGGATTTCTTCCGGGATTTCCGCTTCCGGATCCGCTGGCGCCTCGATGGCCTTTTCCACATGGGCCGATGCCCGGCAGGCCGCGGCACTGGCCTGGATCATGGTTTCGGGGATATCCTTGGGGCTTTCGAACATCCCGCAGACATAGACCCCGGGGCGCGATGTGGCCACCGGGTCGAAAGGCGCGCTTGCCGCAAACCCGTAAGCGTTCAGCTCGACGCCGATGGCTTTAGCCATGGCCTGAAGCTCGGCAGACGTATGGAATCCGGTGGAAAGAACGACCAGATCGAATTTGTCCTCGATCATGGCGGAGGCTTCCTCCGAAGCGTAGGTCACGGTCAGCCGGTCTTCCCCGGGTTTGCGGAAAACACTGTGGGGCCGGCTGCGCACGAAACGGATGCCATACTGGCTGCGGCATCGCTCGTAGTAAAGCTCGTAGTCTTTCCCGAAGGTTCGGATGTCCATGTAGAAAATGGCCGTATCGATGCTCTGCTGGAACCGCTCCTTGGTGACGGTGGCTTCCTTGAGGGCGAACATACAGCAGGCGCTCGAACAATAGGGCATCGCATTTTTCTGGAGCCCCCGGGAGCCCACGCACTGGATCCACGCGATTTTTTCCGGAACGCGGCCGTTCGATGGGCAGACGAGGTTGCCGCCGGTCGGCCCGGATGCGGACAGAATCCGCTCGTACTCGAGGCTTGTGACCACATCGGGATCCTTGCCGTAGCTAAAATTATCCAATACGGCCGGATCGAAAATGGAAGCGCCCATGGCCAAGACAACGGAGCCGACACCGACCTCGGCGCGCTTTTCCGTATCCTCCGGCCGGATGGCCCCTGCCGGGCAGCAGCGCGCCAGGGCTTCCCAGTCCCGCACCCTGGCCGGATCGATCCGGTAGGCCTGGGGCGTTGCCTGCGGATAGCGCATGCAGGTGGGCGCCCGGTGGTCAAGCCCCGGCTTGAATTCGACGCATTCGGGAAACTGCCTCTGGCACTCGCCGCAGGCCGTGCATAGCGCCGTATCGATGTAACGGGGCATGGTGTGGAGCGTTGCGGTAAACCGGCCGGCTTCCCCCTCCAGGGCGGCCAGTTCAGTCAGCGGCATCCATTCGATGTGGCGGCTCCGGCTCTCTTCGGAGACGTCCGGTGAAATGGTGCACAGATCGCAATTGTTGGTTGGAAACGTCCGGTCGAGCTGGGTCATCAGCCCGCCGATCGTGTTGGCCTTGTCGACCATCAGCACGTTCTTTCCGGATGCGGCCAGGTCCAGGGCGCAGCGGATGCCGCCGATGCCGCCGCCGACAACCAGGACGGTGCTGTTGTGTGGGGATGGATTCGATGGTTTCATCATCTTCTTCCAGTATGCTCTTTCCTGAAGGGTTATTTTATCGGAAGGCGAACAACGCCTGCCGGCATCAGACGCCTGCTGCATCCAGAATGGCCGGAAGCCGGTGCTCCCATCCCATACTCTGGATCAGAACGCCCGAAACCGATGCTTTCAGTTGGGCAAGCGTTTCCCCGGCGATTTTGAGGCACTCCAGTTCCCGGTCGGATGCCTTGCGAATCCGGGTGATCGTCTCTTCGGACAGATGGGCGCCCGGCTCGTTGGTGGCGATGTAGCGGGCGACCGCCACGGATTTGATCAGGAAAACGGTGGCGATGACCGGAACCCCGAGACTTTTGAGTTGCCGTGCGACCGGCTCGAACCGTTTGGCGTCAAAAACA
Proteins encoded in this region:
- a CDS encoding FAD-dependent oxidoreductase, with product MKPSNPSPHNSTVLVVGGGIGGIRCALDLAASGKNVLMVDKANTIGGLMTQLDRTFPTNNCDLCTISPDVSEESRSRHIEWMPLTELAALEGEAGRFTATLHTMPRYIDTALCTACGECQRQFPECVEFKPGLDHRAPTCMRYPQATPQAYRIDPARVRDWEALARCCPAGAIRPEDTEKRAEVGVGSVVLAMGASIFDPAVLDNFSYGKDPDVVTSLEYERILSASGPTGGNLVCPSNGRVPEKIAWIQCVGSRGLQKNAMPYCSSACCMFALKEATVTKERFQQSIDTAIFYMDIRTFGKDYELYYERCRSQYGIRFVRSRPHSVFRKPGEDRLTVTYASEEASAMIEDKFDLVVLSTGFHTSAELQAMAKAIGVELNAYGFAASAPFDPVATSRPGVYVCGMFESPKDIPETMIQASAAACRASAHVEKAIEAPADPEAEIPEEIPEIDVSGQDPRIGVFICECGENIGGVIDVADLTEFSAKLPGVVVSRAVGHGCSRGSMEAIRESIIENRLNRVVIGGCSPRTHEIRFQDLIRKAGLNRNLLEIANLRDQDTWVHYDHLQDAKAKARQLMWAAVSSVRKARALADNRLEMNPDVLVVGGGVAGMSASLRLADQGKRVFLVERRSMLGGTANLVHKTIEGDDVTSFVRDLVEKTMNHPNIQVITSAFIVDHSGIPGLFKTGLQIGPKMFYRQISHGATILATGAIPNRPELYLLGRHPAVMTQLDADAILAEQADSVKNWNTVVMIQCVGSRVPGNPNCSRICCQAAIKNALAIKAVHPEARIFVLYRDIRTYGFQELYYQKAREAGVVFVRYEPENPPVVSADGAQVEVTFHDPIIDRRLAVSADALLLSTGFAVDEESAEDLAAIFRLPRTPDGYFLEDHIKLRPVDLPVPGFFVAGTAHAPKSIRESVAQAEAAASRAMTMLSKQTVELPSAVAHVDSKRCAACLICVRVCPFGVPFINADGYSQIDPVRCRGCGLCASECPAKAIQLMKFEDDQILEKLNGLLERMVL